Proteins encoded by one window of Porphyromonas vaginalis:
- the cls gene encoding cardiolipin synthase, producing MWTTVLTILYTLLVVGVVVVILTGGDDIYRMFSWLMVVLFLPVVGVILYLLFGRSTASMKLIPKDFLKKINRMPVEHTDFDFHQAILENPYYSSLGKLLYNSDDRTVLAASSMEVITVGKDKYRQLFEDIRSARQEIHLMYYIIMSDELGVELRDLLVDKAREGVKVRVVYDGLGSIRSDLKGFWRPLRRAGGEVYAFLPVRLPFFDLRINYRNHRKVVVIDQRIGYFGGMNVAQYYTQGNELGQWRDTHFRIEGSAVAGLQRVFLVDWAVAVRKHFDLEPYFAEIDRGASYEHPIAMQFLTNGPQAHWQTIEQAFIKACSIAHEEILVQTPYFLPPEGLLMSLCSAALRGVHVSVMLPERGDSYLTQRASDSYLTQLLQAGVDVRRYRGGFLHSKLLVVDRRIVGIGSANMDFRSLEINLEVMSFVYDKRIAEELSEAFEEDLQECHQLTLEEWSERSFWIRSLEALARLFSPLL from the coding sequence ATGTGGACGACTGTACTGACTATCCTATACACGCTCCTCGTCGTGGGCGTGGTGGTGGTGATCCTGACGGGGGGCGATGACATCTATCGGATGTTCTCGTGGCTGATGGTCGTGCTCTTTTTGCCAGTGGTGGGGGTGATACTCTATCTGCTCTTCGGTCGCTCGACGGCTTCGATGAAGCTGATACCTAAGGACTTTCTGAAGAAAATCAATCGTATGCCTGTGGAGCATACGGACTTTGACTTTCACCAAGCGATCCTAGAGAACCCTTACTACAGCTCTCTGGGCAAGCTACTCTACAATAGTGACGATCGTACGGTGCTGGCAGCCTCCTCGATGGAGGTGATCACGGTCGGGAAGGATAAGTACCGACAGCTCTTTGAGGATATTCGCTCGGCAAGGCAGGAGATCCATCTGATGTACTACATCATAATGTCTGACGAGCTAGGAGTCGAGCTGCGTGATCTACTGGTGGATAAAGCTCGCGAGGGGGTCAAGGTGCGCGTGGTCTATGATGGTCTAGGCTCCATCCGAAGTGACTTGAAGGGCTTCTGGAGGCCGCTACGGAGAGCAGGTGGTGAGGTCTATGCGTTTCTTCCGGTGCGTCTCCCCTTTTTCGATCTTCGCATCAACTACCGCAACCATCGTAAGGTGGTGGTGATAGATCAGCGTATCGGTTACTTCGGGGGAATGAATGTGGCGCAGTACTATACGCAGGGCAATGAGCTGGGACAGTGGCGGGATACACACTTTCGCATCGAGGGTAGTGCGGTGGCGGGACTGCAGCGTGTCTTTCTGGTGGACTGGGCTGTGGCGGTGCGCAAGCACTTTGACCTAGAGCCTTACTTCGCAGAGATCGACCGAGGCGCTTCTTACGAGCACCCTATAGCGATGCAATTTCTTACTAATGGGCCCCAAGCGCATTGGCAGACGATCGAACAAGCTTTCATCAAGGCGTGCTCGATAGCTCACGAGGAGATTCTAGTGCAGACCCCTTACTTCCTCCCGCCAGAGGGGCTACTGATGAGCCTGTGCAGTGCCGCTCTGCGCGGTGTACATGTCTCCGTCATGCTGCCTGAGCGCGGCGACTCTTATCTGACGCAGCGTGCCTCAGACTCTTATCTGACACAACTGCTCCAGGCGGGCGTAGATGTGAGACGCTATAGGGGGGGCTTCCTACACTCTAAGCTGCTGGTGGTAGATAGGCGCATCGTAGGCATCGGCAGTGCTAATATGGACTTTCGTAGCCTAGAGATCAACCTAGAGGTGATGTCTTTCGTCTATGACAAGCGGATAGCTGAGGAGCTGAGCGAAGCCTTCGAGGAGGATCTCCAGGAGTGTCATCAGCTAACTCTGGAGGAGTGGAGTGAGCGCTCCTTCTGGATACGAAGTCTAGAGGCACTGGCTCGCCTCTTCTCCCCGCTCCTATAA